ATATAAATATTCCCAAACTTATCGGAACAAATAGCATTGCCAACATCGGAATCTATGCTTCCAAAAGATTTTGCCCAGTCCCATTGAGGATGTTGGGGGAATGAAAAATTAAAAAGGAAGAAGGAAAGGAAAAAAAGTATTGGTGCTTTTTTCATGATTTTGTTTTGATAGTCAGGGCTTGGCTTTGAGCCAAACCCTGACTTGATGCTTATTTAATAATGCTCATTTTTCTGGTTTGTGTAAATTCTGCTGTAGTTAAACTATAAAAATATGTGCCTTGTTTATAGTTTTCTAAGCTGAAAGTAAGAGTATGATTTCCTGCATTTTGATTTTCGGCAATCAATTCATCTGTTAATTGACCAAAAATATTAAATACCTGAATTTTCATATTTTTTTTGTAAACTCTAATAATATTATCGGGGTTTAATATGCCAACATCTTTTATTACAAAGTCTTTGCATCTGTCTTTGGTTGAAATAGCTTCTCCTGATTTGTAGAGTTTAATTTTTATTCCATATTCTTTATTTGGAATCTCACTTCCGGTTAATATGAAATGTTTACAATTTCGAAATTTAATTCCATAATCATAATTACCTGAAGAAATAATAGTTACCAGATTATCACATGGTCTGACAATTATTTCGTTGCCATCAGTTCCACTCAAATTTTCAATTACTAAATGATTCCTTTTACCATTTGTATCTGCTTCAATGCAAACTGTTTGTCCTGGTGTAACACCCATTATTGATGCATCCCAAAACACAACAAAAGCTGGAATAGTCCAATCGCATCCGGTATTATTACATTTACAAGGAATTTGAGCAAAACTTCCAAAGTTTGCGAAAAAGAAAAAAGCGAAAATCGATATTATAATTTTAATATTTTCCATTTTATTATATTTTTGGTTTGTAAAAATAAGAAATTTGCTCATTATTTTTGTTTTTTATTGTGAATAATTAAATTGTCTAATTGTAGTTTCTTGAAATTCTGCCTCAAAAATAAGTTCATTTAGAAAAATCTTAAATCATTGAAAACTCCCAAATTCTTTTCCTATTTTTGAGACAAATTCATATGAATTTGGTTTTGCAAATTTCAAAGAGGTTTATACTATTTGGAAATTGTATTTGATCTTATTTTCGCAAAAGAAAAGAAACCTGCAAGACTTACCGGCAAAGAAGTGAGAAGAGGACACCGGCAAGTTTGCAAGCTTCCAAGAAAATTCAATTAATTCATGTATTATTTTTAATTGAATCTCCTGTATTAGTACACCATAAAATGTTATCCAGTATCTCAAACATATTTCAAATGTTCGATTTAAGCTAACAATTTTAAGTTTCAATAATTTTTTCACTTCTTTTTTACTTTTATTCCGATTTTTATCGGAATTTCAAAAAACTAAACCCTCTCATATAGTAATAACAAAAAGCCCAAAAATCTTTCATGTTTTTTGATGTATTTTGGCAATTATTTGCAAAAAAGTCTTGTAAGCGTTTGAGTGTTAGGGAGAAAAAAAATAAAAAGTTTTTATGCAAGTTGAATTTTTGCAGTTTTTTTGAAAGGATTCTTGCTTTCGCAGGAATTGTTGAAGGGAGCAATTGTTTTTCCAATATCCAACATCAAACACGGAATATTCAAATTTTACTACCGCAAGTTTGTAACTTGTGGTTCTGTAAAGTCATTGGTTTCACAGAGTTATACAAACAAAAATCTTCTACTATTTTTTAGGAAATTCGACAGATTTGTTTAAAAAAAGGAATAATTCTGTTGAAAGGAAAACTATTTTAGTGTAAATACTTGATTCAAGAAAAGAACAAAATTTAAGCATAAAAATTGTTAATAACAAATCCTAAAATCTTTACATTTGCAGATTTTTAAATTATTATAAATAATTATGGGACTGACTTTAATAGAAAAAATAATTGCAAATCATTCTAAGCACGATGTTGTAAAACCTGGATACATTGTCGATGTTGAAATTGATGCACGAGCAGCACGCGATTTTGGTGGGCCAAATGTTGTGAAAAACATTCAGGACAATAATCTTCCGATAGACGATGTATCGAAAACCTTCTTTACTTTCGATACAAATCCGACTGGCTCCGACCAAAAATATGCTATAAATCAGCAAATTGTAAGAATGTTTGCCCGCGAGCATGGCATACAAGTTTTTGACATCGATGTAGGAATTGGAACTCACACTATGATTGAACGAGGGCTTGCTTATCCGGGTTCTACTGCTGTAACAACCGATTCGCATGCAAATATTCTTGGTGCTGTGGGTGCATTCGGGCAAGGAATGGGCGATCAGGATATTGCTGTTGCATTTAGCAAAGGAAAAGTATGGTTCAAAGTCCCTAAATCTGTAAAAATCAATTTGAATGGAAAACGACCTGAGGGAATTTCCGCAAAAGATGTTGTGTTGAATTTATTGAACATTTTTGGAGCAAACTCTTTATTAGGTTTTTCAGTTGAAATTTATGGTGAAGAAGTCGATAAATTTACACTCGACGAGCGAATTACAATTTCGTCTATGGCTACCGAAATGGGAGCAATAATTATACTTTTCACTCCAAGTGAAGAAATCCTGGAATACTCGAAATTGCGAACAGGAAAAGACATTATGCCTCTTGTAGCCGATGCCGATGCAAGCTATGAAAAAGCATACGATCTTGATTTCGACAAATTTGTTAATATGGTTTCCTTGCCGGGAGCACCTCACGATGCAGTGAATATTGTTGAAGCACAAAAAACAAAAATTGATTCTGCTTTTATAGGCTCTTGCACAAATGGCAGGCTCGAAGATTTACATGCTGTTGCTAAAATTCTGAAAGACAGAAAAGTTGCTCCGGGTGTTGTACTAAAAATTGTACCGGCAACCGATGCTATTTGGCAGGAAATTATGCATGACGGAACATTGGAGATTTTCAAAAACTCCGGAGCAATGGTTTCTAACGCTGGCTGTGCTGGTTGTGCAGCCGGACAGGTTGGGCAAAACGGACCGGGCGAAATCACAATTAGTACCGGAAATCGAAATTTTCCCGGAAAGCAAGGAAAAGGAAAAGTTTATCTTGCATCGCCGGCGGTTGTTGCAGCCTCAGCTATTGCAGGCTACATAACTACTTCTAATGCTATTCCAGACGAACCAACAGTTTTTACTGTAAAAGAAAAAATTGAAAATCTTGAAAAAGCAAAAAGCGAAGCTAAACAAACACATGACAAAACCACAGAAGTTGTAGGAAATGTTTGGTATATTAAAGAAGACAATATCGATACTGATATGATTTTTCATAACAGATACCTTGCCATCACCGATATTAACGAAATGGGGCAATACACTTTTGACAATTTGGAGGGCTACAAAGATTTTTCCAAAAAAGCCAAAGCCGGCGATATTGTAGTTGTTCAGAAAAATTTTGGTAGTGGAAGCTCTCGCCAACAAGCGGTCGATTGTTTCAAAGCTCTTGGTGTTCAGGCAATTGTTGCAGAATCTTATGGTGCAATTTACGAAAGAAATGCAATAAATGCAGCTTTCCCAATTATTACTTACGATTCGCTCGAAGGTCTCGATTTGGAGAATGGCGACAAAATCAAAATCAATTTCGAAACAGGATTAATCACTAATTTGAAAAAAAATAAAACCATAAATGCCGAAAAATTCTCTGAAGTTCAGATAGATATTTTCCAAAACGACGGAGTATTTTAATTGAATATTTTTAGAAGTCCCCTTTATGAACTTTATAACTTTATAAACTTTCAACTCAAGATGAAAAAAACATTTGTAGAAAAAGTTCTCGGTGCAAATACCGGAAGTATAGTTTTCAAAAAGCCCGATATTGTTTTAACTCACGACAATACGGCGAGTATTAAAAATACATTTGCAAAAATGGGTGGAAAAAAAGTTGCCAATCCCGATCAATTGTTGATTGTGCTTGACCATAATGCACCACCAACTAATGCAAAACTGGCAACTCAATATCAGACAGTTCGCGATATTGTTGAATATCAGGGAGTGAAAAACTTTTACGACTCCGGCAAAGGCATTTGTCATCAAATAATGTCGTATCATGCAAAACCGAAGATGGTGATTGTAGGAAGCGACAGTCACACCTGCACAGCCGGAGCTTTCAATGCTATGGCTGCCGGAATTGACCGCACAGAATCTGCCGGAATTTGGAAAAGAGGCGAAACATGGTTTAGGGTTCCTGAATCTATAAAAATTACTTTGACAGGAAAGTTAAACGCAGGAGTTTATGCCAAAGATATTTCGCTTTGGATAATTGGCATGATTGGCTCGGACGGAGCAAATTATATGTCGATTGAATATCATGGCGAAGGTGTGAAAACTTTAAGCATTTCAGACAGAATGACCCTTGCAAATCTGGCCTCAGAAATGGGAGCAAAGAATGCCGTTTTCCCTGCCGATGATGTGCTTGC
This genomic window from Bacteroidota bacterium contains:
- a CDS encoding T9SS type A sorting domain-containing protein, whose protein sequence is MENIKIIISIFAFFFFANFGSFAQIPCKCNNTGCDWTIPAFVVFWDASIMGVTPGQTVCIEADTNGKRNHLVIENLSGTDGNEIIVRPCDNLVTIISSGNYDYGIKFRNCKHFILTGSEIPNKEYGIKIKLYKSGEAISTKDRCKDFVIKDVGILNPDNIIRVYKKNMKIQVFNIFGQLTDELIAENQNAGNHTLTFSLENYKQGTYFYSLTTAEFTQTRKMSIIK
- a CDS encoding 3-isopropylmalate dehydratase large subunit codes for the protein MGLTLIEKIIANHSKHDVVKPGYIVDVEIDARAARDFGGPNVVKNIQDNNLPIDDVSKTFFTFDTNPTGSDQKYAINQQIVRMFAREHGIQVFDIDVGIGTHTMIERGLAYPGSTAVTTDSHANILGAVGAFGQGMGDQDIAVAFSKGKVWFKVPKSVKINLNGKRPEGISAKDVVLNLLNIFGANSLLGFSVEIYGEEVDKFTLDERITISSMATEMGAIIILFTPSEEILEYSKLRTGKDIMPLVADADASYEKAYDLDFDKFVNMVSLPGAPHDAVNIVEAQKTKIDSAFIGSCTNGRLEDLHAVAKILKDRKVAPGVVLKIVPATDAIWQEIMHDGTLEIFKNSGAMVSNAGCAGCAAGQVGQNGPGEITISTGNRNFPGKQGKGKVYLASPAVVAASAIAGYITTSNAIPDEPTVFTVKEKIENLEKAKSEAKQTHDKTTEVVGNVWYIKEDNIDTDMIFHNRYLAITDINEMGQYTFDNLEGYKDFSKKAKAGDIVVVQKNFGSGSSRQQAVDCFKALGVQAIVAESYGAIYERNAINAAFPIITYDSLEGLDLENGDKIKINFETGLITNLKKNKTINAEKFSEVQIDIFQNDGVF